From Triticum aestivum cultivar Chinese Spring chromosome 7B, IWGSC CS RefSeq v2.1, whole genome shotgun sequence:
TGCAAGAGATCTGATCATGGTGGTCATCATTACACGATTCCTGAAGTTGCAGGTGTATGCCACCGCTTGGTCATCACCTTTATCACTGTTTTGTACCCTGCACGTTAAGTACCAGCATCTAGTGCTGCTCGGACAAAGTCACGGTCTCCGAATCTGGCTCGGATTCGGTTTTCTGATTCGGCAAGATTTTGAGGAACACGGTAACTAACGCATGGAGGCTGAGTGACCAAAGAAATTGATGTTACGTGCAGATGATTCCTTTTACCAACTCATTTGCTCATTAACATACAGTGGTTGGGCAAAAGGGAAAAAGGTAAAAGAGAAACAAACACCTACTGGAATAGCAACAACATAATAATTAAGTTTTTATTATTGTTTTGATCTTAGTGTGAAAAATAAAGCATTTCCCTCTGCTATTTATTTTGTGTAAATATAGGTTCTGCATTGTTCAATCAATTGGGTAATTTTCTGTGGCAACAGTGTCTGACTTTACAAATTTTTAAGAACTATGTCCACACTGTTGAACTGTTGAAGAAACAAATAGGAAGAGAACTTTTATTTAATATTTGACCTTTTTAATTCATACCCCAGTAAAAGCTCACACAGTTACTGGGAGGCGCTAAATACAAGGGTCAAGATTCCATTTTAACTGAATAAACTTGGAAGGAAAGAATGTTTCCACCGTGATACTCTTCTGTGTGTCCTTTGTTATTTCTTTATTTTCCAGAAGAAACACATGTACATGGATGTCTCATACCTGCGTCAGTACTCAGTAGTCAGTACTCTCTGTCTCTGCATGCCATGGAGATTAAGTTTTGTATATGGTGCTCTAGATAAGATTTCAAATTTCCAAACCATGCAGCTTCAGGAGTAGATTTTGTTACAGAACCAATCACAATTGGAAAAAAACACTTTATGCATGTTAGCACCGAATTCGTAAATAATCAGACTATCCAAAGCATTATTATAACCCAGTTTACCAAATCGACTGATTAATAATTGTTATCACGTTAATGGGAATTTTGTGAACAATGTACTACTTTATAGGTATTTTCTCCTTTATTGGTTAAATTAGGGGCTTATTGACGTAACTTTGGTCTACCCTTAGCTGATGCTAGCAGTAGGGCTTTGGCTTCTTTTTGGCCTTGTTGTGACTGTTTGTGCTTTCTTGGCACTCTCCTCCTAATACAAAACGAAACACGTCCGGGCGCTTGTTTGAGAAAAAAAAATACATACTCCACAAGTTTCAAGTTCATCTATTTCAGCGTTGTTATGCTAAAAAGCTAAAATTTCTTCATTACGCTCACTTTCTATATTGTGATGTGTGATCCCTGTCTTGAATGTTCTGTGCTGTATTGTGATGCAGAAACACCGGCTGCGAGCGCAGAGGCAGAGGTTATCTCACGATGAAGAGGGCTATCAACATTATGCCAGCATGAAGGAATTATCTGAGATGATGTCATCAGCATACAAGGCACCCAGTGCTAAACCCAATAATCATTTGGCAACAACCCAGACGCAGTTCACACATGGGGTTGCCTCTTCTATCTGGGACAAGTACCCCGGGATGGTGTGGCCACACATGGAGGGAAGTTCAGTAGCCTCTGCTATGTGGTACAATTACCCCGGAAAGCGGTGGGGACAAGTGGGGGAGAGTTCGGCTGGAGCACGAGTTTCTCAGACTAATGCATGCCCACCTCCAGTTCTGATACATGGTACCAAATCTATCTGGGACTGGTACCAGGAGAGCCTGCAGTACTATAATGAGAGCCTGCCATACAAACGCGAGGTGCTGCCTGTACAGAGCAAAGCACTTGATGGATATGGACGCAAGATTTTCATCAACCTGGAGAGAGAGGAGATCAGTCGTACTGAAGCAGCAGGCAAGATTGTCATCAACCTGGAGAGCGATGACATGCAGAAAGACACCAAGGATGACGTGCATGCCGCAGTTACTCCACAGGAAGACACAATGAACGAGGTGCACGCCGCAGTTACTCTGCAGAAAGACACCATGGACGAGGCGCACGCCGCAGTTACTCCACATGAAGTGAACGAGGTGCCTGCTGCAGCCATGGGCGCTGGTTATCTGGTGGATCTAGCAGGCAATGCCCTGCTTGACGGTATAGACAGCTACCACCCCGCCGCAGAGAATGCGCAGTCTGAGCCTTTCAATGACTGGGATTGGGAAGAGGTGGAGAAATTCTTGACGAACCAGATTGAAGGGCAGGGGCAGGAGCAGCAAGGCCTTGAACTAGTGGATCTACTCCAGTTAGACGGCATTTCACCAGAGGAACTGCTCCAGGTAGACGAAGCCTGGAACCAGGCGCTTCAGCAGGCAAACCCGGCAAACGTCGTCGAGGACGAACCCATGGCTGAAGAGCCCGCCGCTGGACACGCCCCGGTGTCTGATCCTGCAAACCAGTCCGGCGTCGCTGACAACATGTTCGGGGTTTGGAGCCCCCAGTTTGCGGGCGACGACTACGGCATGCCGTTCTAGGCCTGCCAGAAGAGGGGCAACTCAAGAACTGCTTTTATTTTAGTAACAATAATAAGACTGGTGAAGTGTAAGCAATAAAGGTTCCTAGGGAGAAATCCCCAGGAGATATATGGGAGAGCTGCTGATGCTCGGACATGTTACCAGTGCTCTGTGGCATTGGTTAAACCCATTCATTAATCGGTTTCAAGACTTCTACATATTATCTTCCTCTGTGATGCATTATGACTTTATATAATTCCATACGTGTGTCAGTTCTATCTAGTCTAGGGTTTTTGTTCTTCGAACAAAGGAGCACCAGGCTTTTTGCCTGGCTTCTTTGATTCAATCCAACAAAAGTTTTTTttttgggggtggggggggggggggggatttcagtCCTTGGAATAAATGCTGGATTGCTAAACTTGAAAACTGAGTTTCAAAGGTTGGAGAGGAACACAATCTGGGAGCTGGACACGCTTGATTGGATTGTACCATCAATGAATAAAATCATGTAAGTTGTTCTGGTCTTCTCCTTTTGGTTCAGACTAACGTGGGGATTATTTGGAGTGGGTCATCGTCATAGATGTAGAGGTAAGCAAAAGCTATACAGCTGATACAAATTTACAGAAAGTTCTGTAAAGTATGCAACGAAAAATAACTGCATGGACCTATAAAAAAGGTAATAAAATAGCTCGCATCTTTTACTGGTTTGTTACTGCAATTGCCACCGTCTTCACGAACAGAAGATCTGCGACCTATCAATCTGTGCAACGTGCTGTACAAGTTAGTCTCGAAGGTCCTCGCCAACCGTTTGAAAGTGGTTCTACCAGAGTTAATATCAGAGAATCAGAGTGCTTTTGTGCCGGGCCGACTCATCACCGATAATGTGCTGGTAGCTTATGAAATAACACACTTCTTGAGAAACAAGCGGAGTGGTCAGGAGGGCGTCACAGCGATTAAGGCCGATCTGAGCAAAGCGTATGATAGGGTCGGGTGGGATTTCCTCGAAGCAATGATGGGAAAGATGGGCTTTAGTCCAAGACGGATCGGCCTTGTCATGAAATGTGTTCGTACTTTGCGATATCAGATTAAAGTGAATGGTGTCCTGTCTGACCAATTCACACGTGGTCTACGTCAAGGTGACCCCTTGTCACCATACCTGTTTGTTATCTGCGCTGAAGGGCTTTCGGCCTTACTACAGGAAGCTGAGAGGAGGGGACGGATCACGGGAGTCAAGATATGCCAAGCAGCGCCGAGTGTCTCTCATTTGTTCTTTGCTGATGTCTCCATGATTCTGTTGAAGGAAAAACACGAAGAAGCAATGGTGCTCCGAGAGGTCCTTGACTTGTACGAAAATTCTTCCGGACAGTGCATCAACTTGGAGAAATCCGCCCTCATGTTCTCACAAAATacagaagcccaagccaaggacGAGGTCAAGGGGGCACTAGGCATAACGAGCGAGAACTGAAATAATAAGTATCTAGGGCGTCCGGTCCATGTGGGAAGATCTAGGCGAAAGGCTTTTGGTTATATCAAGAAAAACATGTGTGGCCGAGTCCATGGGTGGCAGGAACAGCTACTGGCGAAAACAAGCAAAGAAACACTAGTAAAAGCTGTTGGCCAAGCGATTCCAACCTTTGCGATGTCGTGTTTTGATCTGACCAAAGGTTTTTTGCAAGGAATTGAACTCACTCATGGGCAAATTTTGGTGGCGCCAGCAGGACAAGGAAAGGACGATGCACTGGATAGACTGGGAGACGCTAACCCAAACCAAATCTCGGGGAGGGCTCGGTTTCCGAGACATGCACGACTTCAACATCACTATGTTATCCCGCCAGGGTTGGAGATTTCTGCAGAACCCAGACAGTCTTTGTGCTCGTCTACTAAAGGCCCGCTATTTCTCTGGGTGTTCCATTTTCGAAGCTCAACCAAGAGATGGTATATCCTACTCATGGAGAAGCATTTTGCATGGGCTAGAGCTTGTGAAGGAAGGCTATATATGGCACGTTGGGGACGAAACACAGGTAAAGATCTGGTCTGACTCATGGATCCCGCGAGCATGGTCCAGGGTAGTCATTACTCCAAGGGGCCATAATCTAATGACTCATGTTAGTGATTTGATTTGTCCCATCACCGGCAAATGGGACGAGCAGCTTGTGACGAACACGTTCTGGCCAGATGACGCAAGACATATTCTGCAGATACCCCTTCGAGAGGGGATGAGTGATTTCCTGGCCTGGCATTATGATAGCAAAGGCCACCACTCTGTCAGCAGTGCTTATAAGCTATGAGTTCAGCTGAACAAAACAAGGAAACAAGGGGATGTAGGAAACAACGGTACAAACATTGGCAACCTGGAACAGTGTGCTGACCAATCCTGGAAACGTATTTGGAAGCTACCCTACCCACGGAAGATACAAATGTTCACATGGCGCTTGAAGCACGAGTCGCTGGCCTTTCGGACAAACCTGGAGTGGAGAGGGATCAAACTAGAAAGCACTAAGTGCCTGGTTTGCAGCTGTGCGGATGAGGATGGTGCACACTTGTTCATTAAATGCAAATTTGTGAAGGAGGTGTGGTGTGCACTGGATTTGGAGCAGCAGAGTATCGAGCTTGAAGGCATTGGGGGCGTGCATGCAATGCTCGATTTCCTTTGAGGCCTTGATGAAAATGTGCGTGTGAAGATCCTCATGATGTGGTGGCATTGGTGGAACAACAGAAACAAattgcgggagggagaggtgccGATGACCATTGATAAGGTGACAAGACGGGTGATATGCAACTCTATAGAGTACTTGCAGATATTCAAGGCCAAGAAGAGAGGACAGGAGGAGACCAAGTGGCAACCACCGCGTGAGGGCATGCTCAAAGCAAACATTGATGGGGCGTATAGACCTGAAGATGATTTTGTAACCTGGGGCGTGGTCATACGAGATGAGGCGGGGGATGTTGTCCAAGCACGGGCAGGCAGGACCGACCATGTGGCCGATCCGTTTGGCGCCGAGGTCACGGCTAGGTCAGACGCCATCAACATGGCGGTGGATTTGGGGGCGATCCGATTGATCCTCGAGACGGATTCCAAGCTGCTACAAGAAGCTTTGGATTTCAAGAAAGTGGACTCCACACCCTACGCGGCAATCATCGAGGACTCCAAACTTCAGCTTAAACTGTGGTTTTCGCACATAGATGTAGGGCTATGCCGGCATCAAGCTAATACTGTAGCACATGAGTTAGCCCAGATTGGGCGTGTCTGTTCTTCTAGTGAGTCTACAACTTGGAACTGTCATGTACCGCCCCAAGTGGCGCTTTGTGTTGCGGGTGACATGCCCGTGCACTGTTAAGTTATAAAGCTATTCTTTTCCTCAAAAAAGAAGATCTGCTCTTGGACTTTGCAGGGCTGCTAATTTGCTGACTTTGCAAAACATCAGTTCTGAATTTAGCCGCACATTTACCTGGGACAATTTGTCAGATGCTGATACATGTCCTTTTAAGGGCATGTATAATGGGGGCGCTTAGGCCCGATGCTAGGGTTCAATTCCTGTCCGTTTTGGTCTAATCCCATCCGATTCTGGGATTCTTGCTAGCATCGATGCCAGCCTAGTCGtcgggcgcctccttcctttttcTGTCCTATGTACGAAAAAAAATCTGCTTGTTAGCACTCAAATAGGCGCCCATGCGTTGGCCCTTCAGACTCTTATATGGACGCAATCTCCAAAATTAATTGTTTATATTATATAAGCGCCCGTACAGGAGTCTCTCCATTGTAGATGCCCTAATGAGTTTGCATGCCGTGCTGGTTTAGGCACTGATGCAGGTAAGCTCTTCACCTCGGATGTGAACTCATTCAAACTTAGTGAACCAAAAGTTTTCACTCGCAGCGATGAAGTAGACTTGTGGCTAATAACATCCCTAACTTGATGAGGGTTACGCGCCGGGCCGTAATCCCTACGCTTTTACTCTAGACCAGAGTAAAACTAGGGAGCTACCACACTGCACAAGGCCCCGTGTCACCTCCCCGCAGGCGACTCGGGCGCTCCAACCCTCGCCCTTCCCTCCACTCCCCCTCCCATCCGCCGCCACCGGCGAGCATCGCAGGGCAAAGCCCTCGCGGTGCTGGTGGCGGCGGGATCTGTCTCGCCCTCTTCTGGTGtgtgcgtgtgggggggggggtttctcCTCCATCCATGATGGCGGATCTCGGAGGCCGGCGCGCCTAGGCTGGGTGGTGCACGCAGGCAGGCGGCAGAGCGGGGAGGCGTAGCTCGCTGGGCGGTCGCGACACGACATGGAAGGGCGTAGGTCGGGCGGTGCGGCGCTCTGGTCATGGCGGGTTCGAGCCGTGCCAGATCTGGGCTGGCCGGGTGCGAGGTTAGCGGCTGGAGCATGGCGGGAGGCCCGGTGGAGCGGCGGTGGTTTGGCGAGGACTTGCAGCGGTGTGTGGCGCGTTCCTGGTGGCGGCGGCGCTGTCTGGAGGCACTAGCACGAGCCCATGGTCAGGCAGGTGGCGTCCCTATGGAGGCTCGGCCAGGATGGAGTCCTGGCGAGCAGCGAGTGGTTGGCCACCACTGGGCAGCATGGTGAGCGACAGTGCCCTCCTTCGATGGTGCTGGCATGGAGCGGTGAGGCGGGCCTGATCATCGCAAGGCCGTTccttggagcgggtgatggccatcgCGGGCGGTtatggaccttgctggaggagtggGGTGGCTGCGGTTCTCCGTCCAGGCTGGGTGTTGGTGGTGTGGCCGCGGTTCCCCTTGCTGTGCTGCCGGTTGTTGGTCCTTGGCTCTGTGGCTACCTCGGCTAGGTGCTGCGGTGGCGGTGGTGCGAGACTACTTGGGCGTTGTTGCCAAGTCCTTGGAGGTGTGGAGATGGGCGACGCGCAGATGAAAATCTTGCACGACTTTCGCTAGGCCGGCGGCGGTGGCAACCGTGGTTGTCAttccccttcttggaggcgtcgcGGAGGCGTGTTCG
This genomic window contains:
- the LOC123155658 gene encoding uncharacterized protein, with translation MDTLVLFHHILNELEVPLITMCAYDEAVSTCMTLGTCFNVVKPLDTETVNFLRMRALQHRSIKNHRSETEDEKQDALNANVYSQNLGWFLWSSELHGKFLQAVEVLGASATARNIHQYMNAKDLNLTIQHVASHLQKHRLRAQRQRLSHDEEGYQHYASMKELSEMMSSAYKAPSAKPNNHLATTQTQFTHGVASSIWDKYPGMVWPHMEGSSVASAMWYNYPGKRWGQVGESSAGARVSQTNACPPPVLIHGTKSIWDWYQESLQYYNESLPYKREVLPVQSKALDGYGRKIFINLEREEISRTEAAGKIVINLESDDMQKDTKDDVHAAVTPQEDTMNEVHAAVTLQKDTMDEAHAAVTPHEVNEVPAAAMGAGYLVDLAGNALLDGIDSYHPAAENAQSEPFNDWDWEEVEKFLTNQIEGQGQEQQGLELVDLLQLDGISPEELLQVDEAWNQALQQANPANVVEDEPMAEEPAAGHAPVSDPANQSGVADNMFGVWSPQFAGDDYGMPF